A genomic window from Lycium barbarum isolate Lr01 chromosome 4, ASM1917538v2, whole genome shotgun sequence includes:
- the LOC132637687 gene encoding uncharacterized protein LOC132637687 produces the protein MNGVVDAANKNIKRISRKMIDIHKDWHEQLPYAMLGYGTTVRTSTGATLYLLVYGTEAVIPADVKIHSLRIIQKAELNNEEWVRARYEQLALIDEKRMIDICHGQLYRQRMARAFNKNVRTRLFQIGKLVLHRIFQHQDEDKGKFAPNWQGPYVVQKVLSGGAVVLTEMEGQEWPKPINADTIKHYYASKLASLVKTIFHFSCSSSSHLLKIVCFPFYV, from the coding sequence atgaatggagtcGTGGATGCGGCTAACAAGAATATCAAAAGGATATCGAGGAAAATGATTGATATTCACAAAGACTGGCATGAGCAATTGCCATATGCTATGCTAGGATACGGTACAACAGTCCGTACTTCAACAGGGGCAACTCTTTACTTACTCGTTTATGGTACTGAAGCCGTCATACCTGCCGATGTCAAAATACATTCCCTCAGAATCATTCAAAAGGCTGAGTTGAACAATGAAGAATGGGTCAGAGCTAGATACGAACAGCTGGCTTTAATTGATGAAAAAAGGATGATTGACATATGTCATGGACAGCTGTATCGCCAAAGGATGGCACGTGCTTTCAACAAGAACGTCAGAACGCGACTTTTTCAAATTGGGAAATTGGTACTCCATAGAATATTTCAACATCAGGACGAAgacaaaggaaaatttgcacctaattGGCAAGGTCCCTACGTGGTTCAAAAAGTGCTCTCAGGAGGAGCGGTAGTGCTAACTGAAATGGAAGGGCAAGAGTGGCCCAAACCAATCAACGCAGACACGATCAAACACTACTATGCTTCAAAACTGGCCTCCTTAGTCAAGaccatttttcatttttcttgtagtagTTCCTCTCATTTGCTTAAAATAGTTTGCTTTCCATTTTAcgtataa